ATGTCAGATATCATCAATGACGGCGTCATGAATGGTGATACGCAGAAGATTTTGCATATAGGAGGAGTCATGCTTCTGGTCGCCGGAGTAGCCGCTGTATTTTCCATCCTGGCCAGTTTTTTATCCGCCAAGGCTGCCGTAGGGTTAGGAACTGTTTTGCGGAGCAAACTTTTTGGGAGAATCGAAAGTTTTTCTTTACATGAATTTGATAAAATCGGCACCGCGACGCTCATTACCCGGACGACAAATGACATCAACCAGGTCCAGACGGTTACCATCATGATTATGCGCATGATGATCAGCGCCCCGATCATGGCAATCGGCGGAATCATCCTGGCTTACCGGGAAGATAAGGCCCTTACTTGGGTATTTGCTGTCGCCATACCGGTTTTAGCAATTGTCATTGTGATGATTGCTTCCAAAATGATACCGCTGTTTCGATTGGTCCAGGGAAAAATTGACAGGATCAACCTGGTACTCAGGGAAAAACTTACCGGCGTCCGGGTCATCCGCGCCTTTAATACGATTGAACATGAAAAAAAGCGTTTTGATGCCGCCAACGTCGATCTCACAGACAACTACATTAAAGTAAATAAAATCATGGCATTTATGATGCCGACGATTATGCTGATTATGAACTTAACTTCACTGGCAATTCTTTGGTTTGGAGGCATCCGCATCAGTATCGGCGATATGGACCTGGGAGCCCTTTCCGCATTTACGCAGTATGCGATGCAGATCATGATGTCCATGTTGATGCTAGCCATGATGTTCATTATGGTTCCCCGGTCTCAGGCTGCAGCTGTCAGAATCAATGAAGTCCTGGAAACCGTACCTGAAATTGAAGATGCCAAGGACCTGAAGGATACTTTCACCGGTAAAGGCTATGTGGAATTCAAAGATGTCACCTTTAGTTACCACGGCGCAGAAGAACCCGCTATCCGAGATATATCTTTCGCCGCACGGCCTGGTGAATTCACAGCGATCATTGGCAGCACCGGTTCAGGGAAATCAACGCTTATCAACCTAATACCAAGGTTTTATGATGTCGACAGCGGCTCCGTCCTGATCGACGGTGTGGATGTCCGGGATATATCCCAGGAAAACCTTCGTCAAAAAATTGGTTTTGTGCCGCAAAAAGCGGTCCTCTTTTCGGGAACGATTGCCGAGAATATCCAGTTTGGCGGCAAACAGGCCACTGAAGAAGAAATTCAGCATGCTGCAGAAGTTGCCCAAGCCGCTGAATTCATCACCAAAATGGACGGTGGGTATGACCATGTCATCGCCCAAGGCGGCACCAATGTTTCCGGTGGTCAGAAACAGCGGTTGGCTATTGCGCGGGCCTTGGTCCGCAAGCCGGAAATCTATATTTTTGACGATAGTTTTTCTGCCCTGGATTTTAAAACGGATGCGCGTCTGCGAGCAGCGCTGAAACAGGAGATTGCCGAGGCAACCGTCCTTATTATCGCCCAAAGAGTAGGCACCGTCATGGACGCGGATCGAATCATTGTCCTGGACAATGGTCAAATCGCAGGCATTGGGACGCATAAGGAACTGTTGAATAGCTGCGAAGTCTATCGTGAAATTGTCTCATCCCAGCTGTCAGAGGAGGAAATCGCATGAGCGGCGAAAATAAAAACCAAAACACGATGCGCAATCGGCAGGGCCAAAGAGGACCGGGAGGACCGGGGGGACCGGGCAGCCACTTTGGTGCTCCCGTAGAAAAAGCTAAGAATTTCCGCGGAAGTCTGGCAAGGCTCCTTCAGTATTTAAAACCGCATAAAGTCCATTTAATTGTTGTATTGATCTTTGCAATCGCCAGTACATCTTTTACAATTGCAGCTCCTAAGGTAAGCAGTAAAGCAATCAACAAACTGCAGGATGCTTATATGGCGAGAATGATGCTGCAAAAAATGTCTGAGGCGCAGGAAAAGGGCGTTGACAGCATTTATACCCAGATGGCCGATGCCCAGCTGAAGGCCGTCGACCAGATCAGCCAGCAGATGGCGGACGCCGGAACCAGTAAACCAACCAACCCTGAATCTTTGAATACAGTCAAAGCACTGATTGCGCTGCCTGCAATTAATACGCTCCAAGATCCGCAGGAAAAAGCCAATACCGTCATTAAAATGTTGGATCTCCTCAATGCACTGCCAAATATGGGGGGGAACAGCACCGACAACAACACTCAGAACGGAACGGTGAAAAAGATCGATGCGGAAAGTATGAGTACAATCAAAACCTTCCTGCAATTACCGATGCTGAGTTCGGTGACGAATGCCGAAGAAAAAGCGGTTGTTTGCCAAAAGATTATTGATTTAGGGGAAAAGATGTCCGCAACCAGCGCGACAGGCTTGGATATGCCGAATACCCAGCAAAATGTCGAGTTTACCGATGATCAAATCAATGGCGCCATTACAGCGATCAGAGAAACGAACGGTGAATACGATTTCCATTATATCGGCATGATCGCCTTGATCCTGATTGGCATGTATCTCATCAGCGCCTTGTTCAGCCTGATCATGGGTCTTGTGATGTCAGGCGTTTCCCAGCGTACAGTCCGGGATCTACGCCGGGTAGTAGATAACAAGCTGGCCAAATTGCCCTTAAAATATTACGATATGCACCCTTATGGTGATATCTTAAGCCGCGTGACCAACGATATCGACACCATTGCCACTACCCTACAGCAAAGCTTAACCCAAATCATTACCTCCGTGATAACAATCATAGGTTATATTATCATGATGCTCACAATCAGTCCGGTTCTCACCCTGATTATTATCGCCTCATTGCCGCTGTACATGCTGTCCACCACAATGATCGCCAAGAAATCCCAAAAATACTTTGCCGTCCAGCAAAAAGAGCTGGGGGACCTCAGCAGCCATGTCGAAGAGATGTACACCGGGCATAAGATCGTTAAGGCTTTTGGCCATGAAAAGGATGCCATCGAAAAATTTGAATCCATCAATAACCGGCTTTATGGTGCAGGTTGGAAAGCCCAGTTCGTTTCCGGGATTATGTTCCCGCTGATGAACTTTATTAGTAATCTCAGTTATGTCGGCATCAGCATTGTCGGGGGCATCTGGATCACGCGCAATCTGTTAGGATTAGGTGATATCCTGGCCTTTATCCAATATTCACGTTCATTTACTATGCCGATCATCCAAACTGCCAATATCGCCAACGTTATCCAGTCTACTATTGCCTGCGCTGAACGCGTCTTTGAAGTTCTAGACGAACAGGAAGAAATTCCTGACAGTCCTGAAGCTGTGATTCTGGATATGCCCAAAGGAAATATCCGCATCGACCATGTCAGCTTCCGCTATACAGAAGATGTCCCGCTAATTGAAGATATGAACCTTGAAGTGAGGCAGGGAGATACCATCGCCATCGTCGGACCGACCGGTGCAGGTAAAACTACTCTGGTCAACCTCCTGATGCGGTTTTACGAGATCAGCTCAGGCAAAATCAGTATTGACGGTGTGGACATCAAGGATATGCCGCGCAGCGAGCTGCGTAAACTCTTTGGGATGGTCCTTCAGGATACTTGGCTGTTTAACGGCAGCATTAAAGATAATATCACCTACTCCAAAGAAGGCGCGACGATGGAACAAATCGTCCGCGCGGCCAAAGCAGCCCATGCCGACCATTTTATCCGGACACTTCCTGATGGCTATGATACGATTCTGAATGAGGAAGCGACCAATATCTCGCAGGGACAGAAGCAGCTGCTCACTATCGCCCGGGCTATTTTGGCCGATCCGGCAATATTGATTCTCGATGAAGCAACCAGCAGCGTGGACACCCGGACTGAAGTATTGATCCAGAAAGCAATGAAGAACCTGATGAAAGGCCGAACGAATTTTGTAATTGCGCACAGGCTTTCCACCATACGCGATGCTGAACTTATTCTGGTCATGAATAACGGCAGTATCATTGAAACAGGCAATCACAAAGAACTGCTGGCTAAAGGCGGATTCTACGCCGAATTATATAACAGCCAGTTCTCAGAAGACACGGATATTGCGGGATAACGCATCCTAGTGGTCTGAAGTCCCCAATTCGAAATCTTTCAGGGAGATGGTTTCAAAGAAGAATTTTTGGATTTTTTCGAGATTGCATTCCGTAGAAAACCTGATTCTTAACCCTTCTTCCTTGATGATTCCTGCACTCTGATGATTGCTGCCGATATCTTTCGGATAAAACTCAATGATGTTTGCGATCTTTTTCAAGCTGAAAATCACGGCTAGAGCTTTATAATCTTGTGTTCCGCTTCCCTCTTCAAAATAGATGACGACATCATGAACGCAGCTCATTTAGAACTTCTCCCGCCTTTCCTTGTAACTCGCTTCTGTCAATAGCATACCATGGCATTTTGTTCTGATGGACAATTTGCCGCAAAATGTAAAAAAACAACCTGAATGGTTGTTTTTTTACGATGGATGGCGAATCCCAGCCTCGTCCAAAAAACGATCAGGATCGTCTTTGTTAATACCCAGGAAACCAAGCACCTGCGGATCGACTTGTGCAGACTCCGCCTTGTGGATGCTTTTCCAGGAATAAATATCGGCAATATGCACTAAGGCAACCATTTCCTTGTCGATAACCTTTTCATCAAGCGGACAGTGGTGAAATAGAGCGGACTCCACAATTGAATACGGAAGCTCCCACCAATCCAACAAATGGCCGCCAATCTCCCCATGGGATACATCCGTAAATTCGATTTGCTCATAATAGTGGAATAAATCCCGGTTACCCATGTTCTTCTCAACTGCCCGCATATATTCGTCCCAAAAATTATTCAGCAGAACCACTTTGCCGACATCATGCAGTAATCCGGCCATTGAACTCGATTCTGGCATTTTCTTGTGATGGATCTTCTGGTAAAAAACATTCAGAATGGTATTGGTCGTTACGGCATGAAGCCAAAGCATCGCGATATCTCTTTGGTAACGCGCATTCTTTTCTCCTTTGGTTTCCTGATGCAGACAGGCACTCAAAACAATATTTTTGACATCCGTCAGTCCCAAATAATTGATAGCCTGGATGACCGAACCTGTTTTTACCCCTAAGTGGGCAGAGTTTGCTACCTGTAATACTTTCGCGGTTATGGAAGGATCACTTTCGATTGTTTTTGCAATTTCCTTCATGCCCGCATCCTGTTCGATCAGAGAATTAAATTTATTGAAGACATTCTGTGGGGATGGCAGAAATTCGATTTTGTTGATCATTTCAAGAAGATTTCGGTTTTTCAAAATCTTTTCCACTTCCAAAACCTGTTCAATGGTCCTGAGCAGGTCCTTGTTTTGCCACGGCTTAAACAGATAATGTTTTGCCAAACAATTCTGCTGTATTTTCAAAAGCATGCTTTTATCGACATGCCCGCTTAAAACGAGTCTGATCGTCGACGGATATTTTTCTTTGACCCGTGTCAAAAGCTCAAAGCCGTCCATCCCCTGCATATTGACATCCGTTACAATCAGATCAATTTTTTTTCTTCGAAGAATTTCCAGAGCCGCTTCACCGCTTTCTGCAGTAAGGATTTCATAGCTGCTGCCCAAAAAGGCCCTGTTCAGCGCCCGTAATATTGCTTTTTCATCATCAACAAATAAAATGGCTTCATTCATTTTCTTCACCTGTTCCAGCTTCCAGCTGCTGCTTGATGGGCAGCTGGATCATAAACCTCGTACTTACACCCGGCGTACTTTGAACTGAAATCTGCCCTCCGTGCGTATTAACAACAATATCGTAGGCAATACTGAGCCCAAGCCCCGTACCCTGCCCCACAGGTTTTGTCGTAAAAAACGGATTGAATATTTCTTTCAAGTTTTCCTTATGGATCCCTGTCCCATTGTCTTCGATCTGACACTGTACAAAATCACCGGCGACTTCTGTACTAACCATGATAGAGCCAAGCGTCTCCGGTTTTTTTGCTTTGATGGCGTAAACTGCATTTAGGACAATGTTCAAGAGCACTTGATTGACCTGATTACCCTTCGCCTGGATCAAAGGAAGCTCCCCAAACAGTTCGATCACCCTGGCATGGTGTTTAATCTCATTTCTAGCCACCAAAAGTGTATTCCTCAAACCGTTATTCAGATCATAATCTTCAAACTCATTGCCTTGATCCGCTCTGGAAAACGTTTTGAGTCCGGCTACAATTTCACTGATCCGTTTAAGACCATCCTCAATATCATAAAATAAATCTTCCAGGTCTGTTGAGATATGTTTCAGGTTGCTGGTTTCTTCAAGCTTTCTCAAATTCTCTATCTGCGGGGCAAGCCTATCCCTCTCACTTGGCGGCAGCTTCTCCAAGAAGCTGTGATAGGCACTGATCATATTGGTATACTGATCAAAATAAAGACGGGAGGTCTCAAAATTACTGGAAATATAACCAAGCGGATTATTGATTTCATGGGCAACCCCGGCAGCAAGCTGTCCAATCGCAGCAAGCTTCTCTTGTTGGACCAGCTGTTCCTGTGTCCGGTTCAGGCGGCTGATTGTGTTTTTCAATTCTTCATCTGAGGCAATATTTTGCTGATACAATCCGGTAATTTTCTCATTCTGGCAGACTGCTTCCTGAAGCTGTATTCCCAGTTTGCGGTAACGGCCGATATTGACACTATATACAGCCGCCATAACGATCGTCAAGACTACAAATAAAAACAGCTGGATCACATAAGACAACATCGTCATCTGATAATATCCAGCAAGATAAGAATGAAAAATGATATAGACCATGGATAGTAATACTGTAACGGTAGTCGTAGCCATCATGATGCGGGTAACCCTCATCATAGCCAGCATGAGCAGAATATAAGCAAATGTTAATAAAGCCTG
This genomic stretch from Dehalobacter restrictus DSM 9455 harbors:
- a CDS encoding sensor histidine kinase translates to MRTIPDVLSSLRETQDANLMSYYENIIVSMYTSVLLLLAALVNFVFRYFYLATDWQACSIDSLVLLVLALGFHVVPKMDLDMERVTWMISGLSSVTLLFLTVRLYDIIGQALLTFAYILLMLAMMRVTRIMMATTTVTVLLSMVYIIFHSYLAGYYQMTMLSYVIQLFLFVVLTIVMAAVYSVNIGRYRKLGIQLQEAVCQNEKITGLYQQNIASDEELKNTISRLNRTQEQLVQQEKLAAIGQLAAGVAHEINNPLGYISSNFETSRLYFDQYTNMISAYHSFLEKLPPSERDRLAPQIENLRKLEETSNLKHISTDLEDLFYDIEDGLKRISEIVAGLKTFSRADQGNEFEDYDLNNGLRNTLLVARNEIKHHARVIELFGELPLIQAKGNQVNQVLLNIVLNAVYAIKAKKPETLGSIMVSTEVAGDFVQCQIEDNGTGIHKENLKEIFNPFFTTKPVGQGTGLGLSIAYDIVVNTHGGQISVQSTPGVSTRFMIQLPIKQQLEAGTGEENE
- a CDS encoding ABC transporter ATP-binding protein, which codes for MSGENKNQNTMRNRQGQRGPGGPGGPGSHFGAPVEKAKNFRGSLARLLQYLKPHKVHLIVVLIFAIASTSFTIAAPKVSSKAINKLQDAYMARMMLQKMSEAQEKGVDSIYTQMADAQLKAVDQISQQMADAGTSKPTNPESLNTVKALIALPAINTLQDPQEKANTVIKMLDLLNALPNMGGNSTDNNTQNGTVKKIDAESMSTIKTFLQLPMLSSVTNAEEKAVVCQKIIDLGEKMSATSATGLDMPNTQQNVEFTDDQINGAITAIRETNGEYDFHYIGMIALILIGMYLISALFSLIMGLVMSGVSQRTVRDLRRVVDNKLAKLPLKYYDMHPYGDILSRVTNDIDTIATTLQQSLTQIITSVITIIGYIIMMLTISPVLTLIIIASLPLYMLSTTMIAKKSQKYFAVQQKELGDLSSHVEEMYTGHKIVKAFGHEKDAIEKFESINNRLYGAGWKAQFVSGIMFPLMNFISNLSYVGISIVGGIWITRNLLGLGDILAFIQYSRSFTMPIIQTANIANVIQSTIACAERVFEVLDEQEEIPDSPEAVILDMPKGNIRIDHVSFRYTEDVPLIEDMNLEVRQGDTIAIVGPTGAGKTTLVNLLMRFYEISSGKISIDGVDIKDMPRSELRKLFGMVLQDTWLFNGSIKDNITYSKEGATMEQIVRAAKAAHADHFIRTLPDGYDTILNEEATNISQGQKQLLTIARAILADPAILILDEATSSVDTRTEVLIQKAMKNLMKGRTNFVIAHRLSTIRDAELILVMNNGSIIETGNHKELLAKGGFYAELYNSQFSEDTDIAG
- a CDS encoding histidine kinase; translated protein: MSCVHDVVIYFEEGSGTQDYKALAVIFSLKKIANIIEFYPKDIGSNHQSAGIIKEEGLRIRFSTECNLEKIQKFFFETISLKDFELGTSDH
- a CDS encoding HDOD domain-containing protein, which gives rise to MNEAILFVDDEKAILRALNRAFLGSSYEILTAESGEAALEILRRKKIDLIVTDVNMQGMDGFELLTRVKEKYPSTIRLVLSGHVDKSMLLKIQQNCLAKHYLFKPWQNKDLLRTIEQVLEVEKILKNRNLLEMINKIEFLPSPQNVFNKFNSLIEQDAGMKEIAKTIESDPSITAKVLQVANSAHLGVKTGSVIQAINYLGLTDVKNIVLSACLHQETKGEKNARYQRDIAMLWLHAVTTNTILNVFYQKIHHKKMPESSSMAGLLHDVGKVVLLNNFWDEYMRAVEKNMGNRDLFHYYEQIEFTDVSHGEIGGHLLDWWELPYSIVESALFHHCPLDEKVIDKEMVALVHIADIYSWKSIHKAESAQVDPQVLGFLGINKDDPDRFLDEAGIRHPS
- a CDS encoding ABC transporter ATP-binding protein, translated to MLKLYRYLKPFRHLVYGVFILIFLQTLGDLYLPTLMSDIINDGVMNGDTQKILHIGGVMLLVAGVAAVFSILASFLSAKAAVGLGTVLRSKLFGRIESFSLHEFDKIGTATLITRTTNDINQVQTVTIMIMRMMISAPIMAIGGIILAYREDKALTWVFAVAIPVLAIVIVMIASKMIPLFRLVQGKIDRINLVLREKLTGVRVIRAFNTIEHEKKRFDAANVDLTDNYIKVNKIMAFMMPTIMLIMNLTSLAILWFGGIRISIGDMDLGALSAFTQYAMQIMMSMLMLAMMFIMVPRSQAAAVRINEVLETVPEIEDAKDLKDTFTGKGYVEFKDVTFSYHGAEEPAIRDISFAARPGEFTAIIGSTGSGKSTLINLIPRFYDVDSGSVLIDGVDVRDISQENLRQKIGFVPQKAVLFSGTIAENIQFGGKQATEEEIQHAAEVAQAAEFITKMDGGYDHVIAQGGTNVSGGQKQRLAIARALVRKPEIYIFDDSFSALDFKTDARLRAALKQEIAEATVLIIAQRVGTVMDADRIIVLDNGQIAGIGTHKELLNSCEVYREIVSSQLSEEEIA